ACTTGCCCGCGTGCATCAGGTCGAAGGCGTCGTTGATTTTCTCCAGCGGCAGCTTGTGGGTGATCAGGTCGTCGATGTTGATCTTGCCGTCCATGTACCAGTCGACGAT
Above is a genomic segment from Alphaproteobacteria bacterium containing:
- a CDS encoding S-(hydroxymethyl)glutathione dehydrogenase, whose amino-acid sequence is IVDWYMDGKINIDDLITHKLPLEKINDAFDLMHAGKSIRSVVEF